The following are encoded in a window of Chaetodon auriga isolate fChaAug3 chromosome 24, fChaAug3.hap1, whole genome shotgun sequence genomic DNA:
- the LOC143317196 gene encoding complement C1q tumor necrosis factor-related protein 3-like, protein MNFTILIFLSLFCGLIMAEDGVHALGTGTISEKHSCSPDMCELMKEFGIMRQKLGVLETSLKDSDTRLKNSENQILELKNNERPMIVFSAAIGGDGNIGPFNTDTTLVYRAVKTNIGNAYSKITGIFTAPVEGMYYFTFFYHARGAHPAVLILMRNNHGVVMTGDHSTSSDGADNGGNAAFLQLQRGDHVYVRLFADTHVWRNGFITTFSGFLVGHV, encoded by the exons ATGAATTTCaccattttaatatttctgtctctgttctgtggCCTGATTATGGCAGAAGATGGTGTTCACGCTCTTGGAACGGGAACAATCAGTGAAAAACACTCTTGCTCTCCTGACATGTGTGAGCTCATGAAAGAGTTTGGTATCATGAGACAAAAACTGGGAGTTCTGGAAACCAGCCTGAAGGACAGTGACACCAGGCTGAAGAACAGTGAAAACCAGATCCTTGAACTGAAGAACAACg AGAGACCCATGATCGTATTCAGTGCTGCAATTGGTGGGGATGGAAACATTGGACCCTTCAACACTGACACAACTTTAGTCTACAGAGCAGTGAAAACGAACATTGGCAATGCTTACAGTAAAATCACGG GTATCTTCACTGCACCTGTCGAAGGCATGTACTACTTCACCTTCTTTTATCACGCAAGAGGAGCTCACCCTGCGGTTCTAATCCTCATGAGGAACAATCACGGGGTTGTGATGACCGGTGACCACAGTACATCCTCTGATGGGGCTGATAATGGAGGAAATGCAGCGTTCCTGCAGCTGCAACGAGGGGACCATGTGTATGTGCGCTTGTTTGCAGATACACATGTTTGGCGAAATGGTTTTATTACCACCTTCAGTGGTTTTCTGGTTGGTCATGtttga